From the Campylobacter volucris genome, the window TTTAACTTTTTTTATTTTGCTTATTGTTTTATATATTCTTTATAAAAGTAAATATGGTATAGCTATTAGAGCATTAGCATTTGATATTCACACGGTAAATTTAATGGGAATTGATGCAAATCGTATTATAGCTATAGTGTTTGCATTAGGATCAGCCTTAGCTGCTATAGGTGGAATTTTTTGGGCAGTAAGCTATCCTTCAGTAGAACCTAGCATGGGAACTTTAATAGGCTTAAAAGCCTTTGGAGCTGCTGTTTTAGGTGGTATTGGATCTGTTGCTGGAGCTGTTTTAGGCGGATTGATTATAGGATTTACTGAAGTTGTTGTTGTTGCTCTTTTTCCTGATCTTTCGGGTTTTAAAGATGCCTTTGCATTTATATTTTTAGTATTAATTTTATTATTTAAACCTACTGGAATTTTAGGTATAAATTTTGAAAAAAGCAGGTTTTAACTATGGTTTGTAGAAAAATTACTCATTTGACATTTTTCTTTATTGCTATTGCTATTATTTTTATATCTCCTTATTTTTTAAATG encodes:
- a CDS encoding branched-chain amino acid ABC transporter permease gives rise to the protein MDSSLILQQIINGFSLGSMYALIAIGYTMVYGVLRLINFAHGDIMMVGAYSALFCVTSMNVPFLGALSLAMLFAAAVGIAIDKVAYKPLRKAPRISLLITAIGISFLIQNVFNVVFGSTPRYFPVPSYLETVININDISISANSILVPILTFFILLIVLYILYKSKYGIAIRALAFDIHTVNLMGIDANRIIAIVFALGSALAAIGGIFWAVSYPSVEPSMGTLIGLKAFGAAVLGGIGSVAGAVLGGLIIGFTEVVVVALFPDLSGFKDAFAFIFLVLILLFKPTGILGINFEKSRF